CGCCACAACGTGGCTGGAAACCGGCTGACACGACGGTGTAGACTTTCTTTCGCTATTGAAAGAAAGTTACCCGCCGGAGGCAATAGAAGAAAAAACTACTGGGAAAATATGCCGCCGGAGGCACGTTCCTTACGCAAACGTGCTATTGGCAGAAAGGCACCCGCCGGAGGCAATAGAAGAAAGGACACCACCGGGGAGCAAAGCACAAAATTCCGCAAAAAAGGATTGACATTTCTCTCATACCTGCTATAATCTGAAAACGGTTTTCATTTTCAAATCTGCGAGGTGACGCATATGACCTATATGACCCGGCAGCAGCAGGCAGTGCTGGACTGCATCGCCGCCTGCCCCGGCGGCTGCGCCACGGCTATGGTGCTGGCGGACCGGCTCCGCAGCGGCGGTCAGTCCGTGGGGCTGACCACCGTATACCGCCAGCTGGAGCGGCTGGAGAAGCAGGGGCTGGTCCACAAGCTGGTGACGGATGAGGGGGCCTGCTGGCAGTACTGCGACTGCCACGCCCACCGGGACTGTATCCTCCTGAAGTGCGAGGTGTGCGGGGCTATCCAGCACATGGACTGCGCTCATCTGGGGGAGCTGTATCAGCACGTTTTGCAGCAGCATCACTTCCGCATCAACCCCCGGCGGACGCTGTTTTACGGTCTGTGCGACCGGTGCAGCGGGGAGGAGCAGTCATGAGGCGGCTGCTGGCGGCGGTGCTGGCGGCGGTGGTGCTGCTCCCTGCGGTGGGATGCGCTGTCCGTCCGGCAGAGCCGGAGAGCGGCAAGCTGCGGGTAGTGTGCTCCCTGTTCCCCTACTACGACTTTGTGCGGGCCATCGGCGGGGAGGACGTGGAGGCGGAGCTGCTGGTCCCTGCCGGGCGGGAGACCCACAGCTTCGAACCAACGCCGCTGGATGTGATCCGGCTGTCGCAGGCGGATGTGTTTGTCTACAACGGCGGGGAGAGCGAGTACTGGGTGGAGGAGATCCTGGATTCCGCCGGGGAAGAGATCCCCTATACTCTGCGGCTTATGGACTATGCCCAGCCGCTGGAGGAGGAACTGGCGGAGGGAATGCAGGGAGCGGGCCACGACGACCATCATGACCACGACGACCATCATGACCACGATGACGGCCATGAGGACGAGGTGGAATATGACGAGCACATCTGGACGTCACCCCGTATTGCCATGGGGCTGTGCCGGGCCATTGCCGGGACGCTGCAGAAGGCCGATCCGGAACACGCACAGAACTACGCCCGGCGGCTGGAGACGTATCTGGCAGAGCTGTCGGAGCTGGATCAGGCCTTCACGGAGGTGGTGGCCGACGGCAATCGGCACATGGTGGTGTTCGGGGATCGGTTCCCGCTGCTGTACTTCTGTAAGACCTACGGGCTGGAGTACCGGGCGGCCTTCCACGGCTGCGCCGGGGATACGGAGCCGTCGCTGGCTACCCTGAAATATCTCATTGATAAGGTGCAGGAGGAGGGCATCCCGGTGGTGTATACCATCGAGCTCAGCAGCCGGAAGGTGGCGCAGGCCATTGCCGAGACCACCGGGGCCAAGGTGCTGACCTTCCAGTCCTGCCAGACCGTGTCCCGGCAGGACTTCGACGCCGGGGCCACCTACCTGTCGCTGATGCGGCAGAATATCGCTGCACTGAAGGAGGGGCTTGCCTGATGGATAAGGAAACGCTGCTGTCCTGCCGGGACGTGTCGCTGGGCTACGAGGGACACACCGTGTGGGAACATCTGACCTTCTCGGTACATTCGGGGGAATACCTGTGTATCGTGGGGGAAAACGGCTCCGGCAAGTCCACGCTTCTCAAGAGCCTGCTGGGGCTGCTGCCGCCGCTGAAGGGGGTCATCCGGCGAAGTGAGGCCGCCGGGGCGGTGGGCTATCTGCCCCAGCAGACCCAGGCTCAGCGGGATTTTCCCGCCACCGTCAGCGAGGTAGTGCTGTCGGGCTTTCTCAGCGCCCGTGGACGGCGGTTCTTCTACTCCGCCGCCGAGAAGTCGCAGGCGCTGATGCACATGGGCAAGCTGGGGATATTGGAATTGAAGGATCGGTGCTACCGGGAGCTGTCCGGCGGACAGCAGCAGCGGGTGCTGCTGGCACGGGCGCTGTGCGCCGCCCGGCGGCTGCTGATCCTGGACGAGCCGGTGACGGGGCTGGACCCCGCCGCCGCACAGGATCTGTACCGGACGCTGGCCTATCTCAACAAAAATGAGGGGCTGGCCATCGTCATGGTGACCCACGACCTGCAGAGCGCCCTGCAATACGCCGACACCGTGCTCTATGCCGGGCAGGGCAAGTGGTTTCACGGCACGACGGCGGAATATCTCGCCTCCCCCTACGGGCGGCGGTTCGGAGGTGAGCGGACATGACGCTGCTGCTGGAGATGTTTACCTATCCCTTTATCGTCCGGGCCTTTGCCGCCGGGGTGCTGCTGTCGCTGTGTGCGGCGCTGCTGGGGGTGCCGCTGGTGCTCAAGCGGTACTCCATGATCGGGGACGGACTGAGCCATGTGTCCTTCGGGGCGCTGTCCGTGGCGCTGGCCTGCGGCTGGGCGCCGCTGCCGGTGTCCATTCCGGTGGTCATCGTGGCGGCGCTGGGGCTGCTGCGAATGACGGAGCGCAGCCGCATGGGAGCCGACGCCGCCATTGCGGTGGTGTCCGCTTCATCACTGGCGGTGGGCGTCATCGTCACCAGCCTTACCACCGGCATGACTACAGACGTGGACAGCTATATGTTCGGCTCCATTCTGGCCATGACGCAGGCGGATGTGGTACTCAGCGCCCTGCTGTGCGTGGGGGTGCTGGTGCTGTTCGTGCTGTTTTACCACAGGCTTTTTGCCATCACCTTTGACGAGAACTTCTCCCGTGCCACCGGGGTGAAGGTGGGGCTGTACAACACCCTGCTGTCGGTGCTGACGGCTTTGACCATCGTGCTGGGGATGCGGATGATGGGCGCTATGCTCATCTCCAGTCTGGTGATCTTTCCGGCGCTGTCGGCCATGCGGGTGAGAAAAAGCTTCCGGGGCGTGGTGGTGCTGGCGGGGGTGCTGTCGGTGCTGGGCTTCTGCGTGGGCCTCACCGGTTCGTATCTGCTGAGCACCCCGGTGGGGGCCTCGGTGGTGGTGGTAGACCTGCTGATCTTCCTGCTGTGCTGCGGTGTGCGGCGGGTTCGGGGCTGAGACTTAAAATGCCTTGGGCGGGACGCTGCGGACTGCGGCGTCCCGCTTTCCCGTTGGGGAGAGGAAAAATACCGGCTGAAAAAGCCGGTTTCGACGGAAAATCCCCGGAAAAGCTCTTGCAATCGCTGAAAAATCGTGCTATACTTACTGCATAGTAAGGTGGTATTGACTGGGAGTGGACGATTCGTCCGCTCTTTTTGTTGGTCATTTTTGTATCCTTAAAATACGGCGGACAGGAGGTTCCTATGGCAAAGAAGATCACCGAGCTGGTGGCGGAGGTAGCGGCGCCTGTGGCGCAGGAGCAGGGCTGCACCCTGTGGGACGTGGAGTATGTCCGTGAGGCAGGGCAGTGGTACCTGCGGCTGTACCTGGACAAGGAAGGCGGCGTGGACATCCTGGACTGCGAGGCTGTGAGCCGCAAGGTCAGCGACCTGCTGGATGAGCTGGACCCCATCGAGGCAAGCTATATCTTCGAGGTGTCCTCCGCCGGAGCGGAGCGGCCTTTGAAGCGGCCCTCGGACTTTCAGCAGTTCATGGGCAGCCCCGTGCTGCTGAAAACCTATAAGCCCGTCAACGGCCGCAAGGAGTTCGCCGGGAGGCTGGCGGGCTACGACAACGGAGCCGTGGAGCTGGATATGGGCACGGCGCAGCCCCTGCGGTTTGAAAAGCAGGACATTGCGCTGGTGCGCCTGCGTGTGGAATTTTAAGCAACGACAGAAAGAATAGGAGTTACGATCATGAAATGCGATGAGATCTTTGCCGCACTGGCAATGCTGGAAAAGGAGCGGGGCATCCCTCAGGACTTTATGATGAACAAGATCGTTCAGGCCCTGACCACCGCTTATAAGCGGGACCACGAGGGTGTGGAGAACGTGGTGGTGGAGGTCAACGAGGAGAAGCGTGACCTGAAGATGTTCGTGCAGAAGGAGATCGTGGAGGAGGTGGAGAACCCCGGCTCCCAGATCTCTCTGGAGGAGGCCCGGCGCATCTCTGCCAAGTATGAACTGGGCGGTATGGTGCGCTTCCCGGTGGAGAACGTGGAGTTCGGCCGCATTGCCGCCGGTAACGGCAAGCAGGTCATCATTCAGGGCCTGCGGGAGGCTGAGCACGGCATGATCTATGACGAGTGGGGCTCCAAGCAGCATGAGATCCTCACCGGCACTGTGTCCCGCATCGATCCCCGCAGCGGCAACGTCTATCTCCGCATCGGCACCGGCAACGAGGCCACCGAGGGCATCCTGAGCCTGAACGAGCAGGTCAGCACCGAGACCTACACCGAGGGACAGCTGCTGAAGGTGTATCTGGTGGAGGTGCGCCGTGGCACCCGTGGCCCGCAGGTCATGGTGTCCCGGACCCATCCGGGCCTTGTCAAGCGGCTGTTTGAGCTGGAGGTGCCGGAGATCTTCGACGGCACGGTGGAGATCCGCTCCATCGCCCGTGAGGCCGGCAGCCGCACCAAGATGGCGGTGTGGTCCGCCGACGAGAACGTGGATCCCATCGGCGCCTGCGTCGGCCCCCGTGGTCAGCGTGTGGCTGCCATTGTGGAGGAACTCCACGGCGAGAAGATCGACATCATCAAGTACTCCGAGGATCCCGCCGAGTTCATCGCCGCTGCGCTGGCTCCCTCCGATGTGGAGGAGGTGCGTCTGGCGGACGAGGGCAAGGTGTGCCGGGTCATCGTTCCCGACGACCAGCTGAGTCTGGCCATCGGCAAGGAGGGGCAGAACGCCCGTCTGGCTGCCCGGCTCACCGGGTATAAGATCGACATCAAGCCCGTGTCCCGGGCGGATGAATAAGTTCGTATCCTGAGAGGAGGCCCGTCATGCAGAAGGTGAAGAAGATCCCCCAGCGCCAGTGCGTGGGGTGCCGTACCAAGCGGGATAAAAAGGATCTGCTGCGGATCGTCAAGACCCCGGAGGGGGAGATCGTGCTGGATGCCACCGGCAAAAAGTCCGGACGGGGCGTGTACGTCTGTCCCGACCCGGAGTGTCTGCGGAAGGCCCGCAAGTCCCGTGGGCTGGAGCGTGCGCTGGAGACGACCATCCCGGCGGAGGTATACGATGGGCTGGAGGCCCGGATGGGGGAGTAATGGAGCATATTTTATCAATGATCGGCCTTGCCAAAAAGGCGGGCCGTGTGGAGATCGGTGAGGAGCCGGTGGGCTCTGCCGCCCGCAGCAGGCACGCACGGGTCATTCTGGTGGCGTCGGATGCGGCGGCCGGCTCTGTGCGCCGGGCGTATGCCTTTGCACAGACGGGGGCCTGCCTGTGTCTGACCATCCCCGCCGACAAGGACGCTCTGGGCCGTGCGCTGGGCCGCAGCAGCTGCGCCATGGTGGCTGTCACAGACGTGGGCTTTGCCGACGCCATCGTGAAAAAGCTGGCAGTCATGGATCCGGAGCACTATGAGCAGGCATCCCAGCGGCTGCAGATCAAGGCCCGGCGGGCCATGGAGCGGCGGGAGGAGCAGGCCCGGCACGAGAAGAACCTGCGCCGGGGCAAGAAGCGCACGGCTTCCCCGGAGCCGCCGCAGCCGGTGCAGGAGCCGCCCCGTGAGGCGGCGAAGGAAAAGCCCCGGCGTCCGGCCCGTCCGGGCCGCAGGCGCCCCGCTGCTCCGCAGCAGCGGTTTGCCGGTTCCCGGCCGGTGAAAAAGGGCAAGGGCTCCGGCAGGGATCGGAAAAAATCGTAAGTTTTGTGCTCCGGCACATTTCGTAATCACAAAGATGGAGGTGGCTTTATTTGGGTAGCGTAGGAAACAAATATAGAGTGCATGAGGTGGCGAAGGACTTCGGAGTCCCCACCAAGCAGATCACGGAGATCTTGACCAAGTACGCCGAAACGCCCAAGAACCATATGCAGGTCTTGGAGGATCGGGAGCTGTCTCTGATCTTTGAGTATCTGACCCAGCACAATCAGGTATCCGGGATTCAGGTGATCTTCGCCGAGGGGGCCAAGCCTGCCGAGAAGAAGCAGCAGCCTGCCGCCAAGCCCGCCGAGAAGAAGCCGGAGGGCAAGGGGGAGAGCCGTTCTGCCAAGCAGGAGACCAAGCCCGTCTCCCGTGTGCCTCAGACCAAGGTGGTGGACACCCGCAAGGCCACGGCGGTGAATCTGGATAAGTACGACGAGAAGCTGCAGGACATGGCAGAGGGCCGCACCGGCGGCGGCCGTCGGGCCCAGCAGCAGACCCAGGGCAAGGAGAAGTTCCGCAACGGCGGCAAGCGCCGGGACAACGGTTTTTCCAATAAACGCAAGCAGGAGGAGGCGGATCGTCTGCGCCGCCTGCGGCTGGAGGTCATCAAAAAGACCCCCGTTACCGTGCAGATCCCCGATGAGATCAGCGTGGGCGAGCTGGCCAGCCGCATGAAAAAGACCGGCGCAGAGGTGGTCAAGTGCCTGATGAAAAACGGCGTCATGGCCTCCCTGAGCCAGCTCATTGACTTCGATACCGCCGCCATCATCGCCGAGGAGATGGGCTGCAAGGTGGAGAAGGAGGTAGTGGTCACCATCGAGGAGAAGCTCATCGACGACCACAAGGACAACGAGAAGGATCTGGTACCCCGTGCCCCCGTGGTGGTGGTCATGGGTCATGTGGACCACGGCAAGACCAGTCTGCTGGACTATATCCGCAACGCCCATGTGGCCAGCGGCGAGGCCGGCGGTATCACCCAGCACATCGGCGCCTATCAGGTGCAGATCAACGGCAAGCCCATCACCTTCCTGGATACCCCCGGCCACGAGGCATTTACCTCCATGCGAGCCAGAGGCGCCATGGTGACAGATATCGCCATTCTGGTGGTGGCCGCCGAGGACGGTATCATGCCCCAGACGGTGGAGTCCATCAACCACGCCAAGGCTGCCGGGATCCCCATTATCGTGGCCATCAACAAGATGGATAAGCCGGAGGCCAATCCCGAGCGCATCAAGCAGCAGCTCACCGAGTACGGGCTGGTGTGTGAGGAGTGGGGCGGCGACACCATTGTCTGCCCCATTTCCGCCAAGACCGGTATGGGCGTGGACAATCTGCTGGAGATGCTGACGCTGACCGCCGAGGTGGGCGAGCTGAAGGCAAACCCCAACCGTGCCGCTCAGGGTACGGTCATCGAGGCCCGTCTGGACAAGGGCCGTGGCCCCGTGGCCACGCTGCTGGTGCAGAACGGCACGCTGAAGCAGGGCGATATCATCATCGCCGGTACCTCCGTGGGCCGTGTCCGGGCCATGGTCAGCGACAAGGGCCAGAAGATCACCTCCGCCGGGCCCTCTGTGCCTGTGGAGATCACCGGTCTCAGCGAGGCTCCTACTGCCGGGGCTACCTTCAATGCCGTGGCCGATGAGAAGCTGGCCCGTGAGCTGGTGGAGCAGCGCAAGGCCGAGGAGAAGGCCAAGGCCAATGCCCCTGTCACCAAGGTCTCGCTGGAGGATCTGTTCAGCCAGATCCAGGCCGGTGAGATGAAGAACCTGAACCTGATCGTCAAGGCCGATGTTCAGGGCAGCGTGGAGGCGGTGAAGGCATCCCTGGAGAAGCTCAGCAACGACGAGGTGCGTGTCCGTGTCATCCACGGCGGTGTGGGCGCCATCAACGAGTCCGATGTGATGCTGGCCTCTACGTCGCAGGCCATCATCGTGGGCTTTAACGTCCGCCCCGACAACGCCGCCCGTGACTCCGCCGCCCGTGCCAACGTGGATATGCGGATGTACCGTGTCATCTATGATGCCATCAACGAGATCGAGGCCGCTATGAAGGGTATGCTGGCGCCCAAGTTCCGTGAGGTGCTGCTGGGCCATGCCGAGGTGCGCCAGACCTACAAGGTCTCCGGCGTTGGCACCGTGGCAGGCTGCTACGTGCAGGACGGTAAGCTCCAGCGCAAGGACTGTCAGGTCCGGCTGGTCCGGGACGGCATCGTTATCCACGAGGGTGTGCTGGCCTCCCTGCAGCGCTTCAAGGATCAGGCCAAGGAGGTTCTGGCCGGGTACGAGTGCGGCCTGACCATCGAGAAGTTCAACGACATCAAGGAAGGCGATATTGTGGAAGCCTTCACCATGGAGGAAATTCCCCAGTAAACGGGGGAGTGGCCCTTATGCGCTGTCTCCGGTCGCCTTCCGGCGCAGCACGGCTGCGCCCGCAGGTCGTGCGTACAAGGGGTTTGCGGAGCAAAACCTTGCTTTGGCGGAATTCATTTCCGCCAAAGGATGGTGGATCGGGGCCCCCATGAAACGAGTTTCATGGGGCAGGCGATATGGTGGAAGCCTTCACCATGGAGGAAATTCCCCAGTAAACGGGGGAGTGGCCCGTGGAGAGAGGTGTTCGGCAAGCACCGGCCTTTCTACGGACAGTTCGCAGATGACCGTGGGAAGCCGTGATACCACACAGGAACCGCCGCCGGATGCGCTCTGACTCCGATTTTCCCCGCAACAGACAAACACAAGACCCAGAGGGCGGGCGCTTCGCCCGCCCTCTTTTCCACATCCAACGAAAGGAGAACCGTCTATGTCATCCAACCGCATCGGCCGCATCAACGACGAGATCCAGAAGGAGCTCTCCGCCCTGCTGCGGACCGTCAAGGACCCCCGTGTGACGGATTGTATGCTGACCATCACCCATGTGGACACCACCAGCGATCTGCGCTATGCCCGCATCTATGTCAGCGCCCTGAACTGCCCGGACGAGAAGGGGCTTTTGAAGGGCCTGAAGTCCGCCGCAGGCTATCTGCGCCATGAGCTGGGCAGCCGCATCGACCTGCGCTATACCCCGGAGCTGCAATTTTTTGTGGACGACTCCATCGCCTATGGCGCACACATTCTGGATATGCTGAACCATGTCAAGCCCGCCGATCCCCGGAACGCCGATATCGTGCTGCCGGAGGATCGGGAGGACTGAGGAGGTGTCTGTTATGACCACTGCGGAAGCCGCCGCCTGTCTGGCGGCTATGGATCAGGTGCTGATCCTCACCCATGTCCGCCCCGACGGCGACACCATCGGCTCCGCCGCCGCCCTGTGCTGCGGCTTGCGGGCGCTGGGCAAAACGGCGTATCTGCTGCCCAACCCGGAGCTGACGGCCACCTACGCCCCCTATGCCGCCCCCTATTTGGCGGAGGCGGATTTTGCACCGGCGTATGTGGTCTCCGTGGACATTGCGGCGCTGTCGCTGCTGCCGGAGAACGCCCGGCCCTATCAGGACCGCATTGCTCTGGCCATCGACCACCACCCCTCTCAGGAGTTTTTCGCCCGTGAGACGTGTCTGGAGGCGGACAGCGCCGCCTGCGGCGAGATCGTGTACGATATCCTCCGGCAGCTGACGCCCCTGACGCCGGAGATGGCTCTGCCGCTGTATGTGGCCATCTCCACGGACACCGGCTGCTTCGTCTACTCCAACACCACCCCCCGCAGCCACCGCATCGCAGCCCAGCTGATGGACTGCGGCATCGACGTGGCCCCCGTCAACAAGGCACTGTTCCGCACCAAGAGCGCCGTGCGTCTGGCTATGGAGGCCCGGATGGTGGCGGATATGGAGCGCTGCGACGCCGGGCGGGTGGTGGTGATGCAGATCCCCCTGTCCCTGCGGCAGGAGCTGCACGCCACCGATGCCGACATCGAGGAGCTAAGCGCTCTGGCGGCGCAGGTGGAGGGGACCGACTGCGGTGTGACCCTGCGGGAGCTGCGTCCCGGCACGGTGAAGCTGTCCCTGCGGACCGGCCCCCGTGTCAACGCCACGGAGGTCTGCCGCCTGTTGGGCGGCGGAGGTCACGCCGCAGCGGCGGGAGCCACCGTCAGCGGCACCATGGCTCAGGCGAAGTCCGCCGTGCTGGCGGCCATCGCTCAGGTCATCGGCCCGCTGGCCCCCTGAAAAGGAGCGACTATGGCCAACGGGATCATCATCATCGACAAGCCCGCCGATTGGACCAGCATGGACGTCTGCGCCAAGCTGCGGGGAATACTGAAAACCAAAAAGGTGGGCCACGCCGGGACACTGGATCCCATGGCCACCGGCGTGCTGCCGGTGTTTGTGGGACAGGCCACCCGTGGCGTCAGCTTCGCCGAATCCGGGGACAAGGAGTATCTGGCCGTCCTGCGGCTGGGCCTTGTCACCGATACGCAGGACACCTCCGGGCAGGTGCTGCACCGGACGGAGGCGCTGCCGGACCGGGCGGCGCTGGAGGCGGTGCTGCCACGGTTCACCGGAGAAATTTCCCAGCTGCCGCCTATGTACTCCGCCATCAAGATCGGCGGTAAGAAGCTCTATGAGCTGGCCCGGCAGGGGAAGGAGGTGGAGCGCCGTCCCCGGCCCGTCACCATCCACGCCCTGGAGCTGGTGGAGCAGACGGCCTCCGGCGACTACGTCCTGCGGGTGCGATGCTCCAAGGGCACCTATGTCCGTACCCTGTGCCACGACATCGGGCAGGCGCTGGGCTGCGGCGGTTGTATGGCTGCCCTGCGGCGCACCATGGCGGCGGGCTTCACCCTGTCCGACGCCGTGACGCTGGAGCAGGTGCAGGCGGAGGGCGAGGCCCTGCTGCGGCCGGTGGACTCCCTGTTCCGGGATCGTCCGGCCTATGTGCTGCCTACCCCACGGGCTGTGGCCCGCTGCCGCAACGGCAATCCCGTCTCCGTGACGGAGCCGCTGCCGGAGGGGGAGTACCGGGTCTACGACCCGGAGGGCGATTTTCTGTGCCTGAGCCGCTTGGAGGGCGGCGTGCTGACCTCCATTAAAAACTTTTTCGGAGCGTGAATGAATTTGGAACGTACTGTCATCGCCCTGGGCTTTTTCGACGGCGTCCACCGAGGCCACGGCGCCCTGCTGCAAAAAACGGTGCAGCGGGCCGGGGAGCTGGGGGCGATCCCCGCCGTCTTTACCTTTGACCGTCCCCCGAAGGAGGTGGTCACCGGACGCCCCATGCCCCTCATCAACTCCCCGGAGGATCGGGCCGATCTGGCTCGGCGCATCTATGGCATTCAGCAGGTGATCCTGGCCCCCTTTGACGAGGCCATGATGACCATGCCGTGGCAGGATTTTATCACGGAGCTGCTGGTAAAGCGCCACGGGGCCGTGCATCTGGTGGCGGGCCACGACTACCACTTCGGCTACAAGAATCAGGGAGATCCCCGGCTTTTGCAGGAGAAATGCCGGGAGCTGGGGCTGGGCTGCGACATCATCCCCAAGGTGGAGCTGGAGGGCGTTACCGTCAGCTCTACCTACATCCGCACGCTGGTGGAGGCCGGGGACGTGGAGCGGGCGGCGCTGTTCCTGGGCCACCGCCACTGCCTGACCCAGACCGTGGTCCACGGCCACCGGCTGGGCCGCACACTGGGCATCCCCACGGTGAACCTCACCTTTCCGCCCCATGTGCTGGCGCCCCGCCGGGGCGTATACATCACACGGGTCTATCTGCCGGACGGCACGTCGCTGGCGGGGGTCACCAACGTAGGCACCCGCCCCACCGTCTCTGAAGGCACTGCTGTGTCCGTGGAGACCTTCCTGCTGGATTTTGACGGCGATCTCTACGGGAAGCGCATCCGGGTGGAGTTCTGCCAACGCCTGCGGGACGAGCAGAAATTTGATTCGCTGGAGGCGCTGAAGGCACAGATCCGGGAGAATATCCGCCAGACCCGTGACTATTTTGCCGCCGAGAGTACCTGTGGGTGAGGAGAAGGGCTTACATACTTGCAAACGAGAAGGGAAGTCCTGCGGGGCTTCCCTTCTTTTTGGCGGTGGGGGTGTTTTTTCAAATGTTTGATTGCCTCCGGCGGGTAACTTTTCCCATGAGCTGGAAAAGCGGGCAAAAGAGCCTGCAAGAAAAGCATAGCGTACAGCACCGGGGTGTGCTATAATGGCCCCAAACGGATCAAAAGGAGGACACCGCCATGCAGCATGAGATCACCGCCAGCGCACCGCTTCTGGACGAAAAGGGCAATCTCCGGGAGCCGGGCTACGCCAAGCGCCTGCTGCCCATCTATCGCCGGGCGGACATCAAGGCTCCGGCCGCCCGCATCAAGGAGTGGGACTACTACCTTGTGACCAACGACCATTTTGCCGTGGCGCTGACCATTGCCGACAACGGCTACATGGGGCTGGACTCCGTCTCCTTTCTGCAATTTGATGAGGGGTGGCAGATGACCCGCAGCCCCATGCGGGCCTTTCCCATGGGCCGGACGGGCCTGCCGGAGACCTCCGCCGCCGGAGA
The genomic region above belongs to Vescimonas coprocola and contains:
- a CDS encoding bifunctional riboflavin kinase/FAD synthetase; this encodes MNLERTVIALGFFDGVHRGHGALLQKTVQRAGELGAIPAVFTFDRPPKEVVTGRPMPLINSPEDRADLARRIYGIQQVILAPFDEAMMTMPWQDFITELLVKRHGAVHLVAGHDYHFGYKNQGDPRLLQEKCRELGLGCDIIPKVELEGVTVSSTYIRTLVEAGDVERAALFLGHRHCLTQTVVHGHRLGRTLGIPTVNLTFPPHVLAPRRGVYITRVYLPDGTSLAGVTNVGTRPTVSEGTAVSVETFLLDFDGDLYGKRIRVEFCQRLRDEQKFDSLEALKAQIRENIRQTRDYFAAESTCG
- the truB gene encoding tRNA pseudouridine(55) synthase TruB, whose amino-acid sequence is MANGIIIIDKPADWTSMDVCAKLRGILKTKKVGHAGTLDPMATGVLPVFVGQATRGVSFAESGDKEYLAVLRLGLVTDTQDTSGQVLHRTEALPDRAALEAVLPRFTGEISQLPPMYSAIKIGGKKLYELARQGKEVERRPRPVTIHALELVEQTASGDYVLRVRCSKGTYVRTLCHDIGQALGCGGCMAALRRTMAAGFTLSDAVTLEQVQAEGEALLRPVDSLFRDRPAYVLPTPRAVARCRNGNPVSVTEPLPEGEYRVYDPEGDFLCLSRLEGGVLTSIKNFFGA
- a CDS encoding DHH family phosphoesterase produces the protein MTTAEAAACLAAMDQVLILTHVRPDGDTIGSAAALCCGLRALGKTAYLLPNPELTATYAPYAAPYLAEADFAPAYVVSVDIAALSLLPENARPYQDRIALAIDHHPSQEFFARETCLEADSAACGEIVYDILRQLTPLTPEMALPLYVAISTDTGCFVYSNTTPRSHRIAAQLMDCGIDVAPVNKALFRTKSAVRLAMEARMVADMERCDAGRVVVMQIPLSLRQELHATDADIEELSALAAQVEGTDCGVTLRELRPGTVKLSLRTGPRVNATEVCRLLGGGGHAAAAGATVSGTMAQAKSAVLAAIAQVIGPLAP